A portion of the Carassius carassius chromosome 42, fCarCar2.1, whole genome shotgun sequence genome contains these proteins:
- the LOC132124221 gene encoding cAMP-responsive element modulator-like isoform X1 — MKQNQAMDGSPSSLPSPQQLTEEASRKRELRLMKNREAARECRRKKKEYVRCLENRVAVLEKQNKMLIEELKALKALYCHKTE; from the exons ATGAAACAGAATCAG GCGATGGACGGCTCACCCAGTTCTCTGCCCAGCCCTCAGCAGCTGACCGAGGAAGCATCACGCAAGAGGGAACTCCGACTTATGAAAAACAG GGAGGCTGCCCGGGAATGTCGACGGAAGAAGAAAGAATATGTCAGATGTCTCGAGAACCGAGTTGCCGtgcttgaaaaacaaaacaagatgcTTATTGAAGAACTCAAGGCTCTTAAAGCACTATACTGTCACAAAACTGAATAA
- the LOC132124221 gene encoding cAMP-responsive element modulator-like isoform X2, which translates to MDGSPSSLPSPQQLTEEASRKRELRLMKNREAARECRRKKKEYVRCLENRVAVLEKQNKMLIEELKALKALYCHKTE; encoded by the exons ATGGACGGCTCACCCAGTTCTCTGCCCAGCCCTCAGCAGCTGACCGAGGAAGCATCACGCAAGAGGGAACTCCGACTTATGAAAAACAG GGAGGCTGCCCGGGAATGTCGACGGAAGAAGAAAGAATATGTCAGATGTCTCGAGAACCGAGTTGCCGtgcttgaaaaacaaaacaagatgcTTATTGAAGAACTCAAGGCTCTTAAAGCACTATACTGTCACAAAACTGAATAA
- the LOC132124220 gene encoding copine-3-like, which yields MAVACVTKVELTVSCENLLDKDVGSKSDPLCILLMNTSGNQWFEVDRTERVKNCLSPKFAKKFVVDYCFEVVQKLRFGVYDIDNKTIDLSDDDFLGEFECSLGQIVSSSKLTRPLLLKNKKPAGKGVITISAEEIKDNRVVNFEMEARKLDNKDFFGKSDPYLEFYRQTETGWQLAHRTEVVKNNLNPCWRPFKIPLRSLCAGDMEKPIKVECYDYDSDGSHDLIGIFETNMKRLQEATRTAPVEFECINSKKKQKKSYKNSGVVIVKVCQITKEYTFLDYIMGGCQINFTVGIDFTGSNGDPKSPDSLHYISPQGVNEYLSAIWSVGLVVQDYDSDKMFPAFGFGAQIPPTWQVSHEFPLNFNPTNPYCAGVEGVVEAYRMCLPQVKLYGPTNFAPIINHVARFAQQALQQNTASQYYVLLIITDGVITDMDQTRGAIVAASHLPMSIIIVGVGKADFTDMEILDGDDGRLKSIKGEPAVRDIVQFVPFRKFQNSPKEELAKCVLAEVPGQVVTFFSMMKLSPPKSNTPVDSPNGPTQN from the exons ATGGCGGTGGCGTGtgtgaccaaggtggagctgacAGTCTCCTGTGAAAACCTGCTGGACAAAGATGTGGGGTCTAAATCTGACCCACTGTGTATCCTGCTCATGAACACATCTGGAAACCAGTGGTTTGAG gTCGATCGCACTGAGAGGGTTAAGAACTGCTTAAGCCCAAAATTTGCCAAAAAGTTTGTTGTCGATTACTGCTTTGAGGTAGTTCAGAAGCTCAGATTTGGCGTTTACGATATTGACAATAAAACCATCGATTTGAGCGATGATGACTTCCTCGGCGAGTTCGAGTGTTCGTTGGGTCAG attgtttCCAGTAGCAAGCTGACGAGACCTTTGCTGCTGAAGAACAAGAAGCCTGCAGGAAAGGGAGTGATTACG ATCAGTGCAGAGGAAATCAAGGACAACAGAGTTGTGAATTTTGAGATGGAGGCCAGAAAACTGGACAATAAG GATTTCTTTGGAAAATCAGACCCCTACCTGGAATTTTACAGGCAGACGGAAACAGGCTGGCAGCTTGCTCACAGAACtgag GTGGTGAAGAATAACTTGAATCCTTGCTGGAGGCCTTTTAAAATCCCTCTACGATCTCTGTGTGCAGGAGACATGGAGAAACCAATCAAG GTTGAATGTTACGATTATGACAGCGATGGATCTCATGATTTGATAGGGATTTTTGAGACCAATATGAAGCGTCTGCAAGAGGCCACTCGCACCGCTCCG GTAGAGTTTGAGTGTATAAACAGTaagaagaaacagaagaaaagTTATAAGAACTCTGGAGTAGTGATTGTGAAAGTTTGTCAG ATTACCAAGGAATACACCTTTCTGGATTACATCATGGGAGGCTGCCAGATAAATTTCACT GTGGGCATAGACTTCACTGGGTCAAATGGTGACCCCAAGTCACCTGATTCTTTACATTACATCAGTCCTCAAGGTGTGAATGAATATCTCTCAGCAATCTGGTCAGTTGGCCTTGTGGTCCAGGACTATGACAG TGACAAAATGTTTCCTGCATTTGGATTTGGCGCTCAGATTCCACCTACTTGGCAG GTGTCTCATGAGTTTCCTCTCAACTTCAATCCCACAAACCCATACTGTGCAG GTGTGGAAGGTGTGGTGGAGGCCTACAGGATGTGCCTTCCTCAGGTCAAACTTTACGGCCCTACGAACTTTGCTCCTATTATTAACCACGTGGCTCGTTTTGCACAGCAGGCTTTACAGCAGAACACAGCATCG CAATACTATGTTCTGCTGATCATCACGGACGGAGTGATCACGGACATGGATCAGACGCGTGGAGCCATAGTCGCAGCCTCCCACTTGCCCATGTCAATCATCATTGTGGGCGTAGGCAAAGCCGACTTTACAGACATGGAGATTCTAGATGGAGATGACGGGCGACTTAAGTCTATCAAAGGAGAACCGGCCGTACGGGACATTGTGCAGTTCGTGCCCTTCAGAAAGTTCCAAAAC